A region of Synergistaceae bacterium DNA encodes the following proteins:
- a CDS encoding YitT family protein — MLGSKFNVQGKIKEILVSMLRGARNDWKALLVIVLGNVTTAFAVINFTLPYRFPDMGVSGLAVLSNYVFGVSPSWVVAGGNLLLILWGKRNLQLHFLGLTVCSILVFSISMPLFLLYPLPLPQDKFMAAVITGVLKGVASGMIFNVGGSGGGTDIVAMVMRRRYGIEVGQFSIFVNIFILALSLSVIGLDSVIYGIVGLYIYGVTVDNVMRKFDRRKQAFIITNIPDDVCDFISATGRGVTRINAEGAYTGQPRTVLISLLEARQVMQLKVYLGEKDPNAFVSICDATEVLGRGFKNWRSL, encoded by the coding sequence TTGCTTGGTTCAAAGTTCAACGTGCAGGGAAAAATAAAAGAAATCCTGGTATCCATGCTGCGTGGCGCGCGCAATGACTGGAAGGCGTTATTGGTGATTGTCTTGGGGAACGTGACCACCGCTTTCGCTGTGATCAATTTCACACTGCCCTATCGTTTCCCCGACATGGGTGTTTCGGGGCTGGCGGTCTTGTCGAACTACGTGTTTGGCGTCTCCCCGAGTTGGGTGGTAGCTGGCGGAAACCTGCTGTTGATCCTTTGGGGCAAAAGAAATTTGCAACTGCATTTCTTGGGCCTGACGGTCTGTTCCATCTTGGTTTTCTCCATTTCAATGCCCCTCTTTCTACTGTATCCCTTGCCTTTGCCCCAGGACAAATTTATGGCTGCTGTCATTACCGGAGTCCTAAAGGGCGTCGCGAGTGGGATGATCTTCAATGTGGGGGGCTCAGGCGGCGGAACGGATATTGTGGCAATGGTGATGCGCCGGCGCTACGGCATAGAGGTGGGTCAGTTCTCCATCTTCGTGAATATTTTCATCCTGGCGCTGTCGTTGAGCGTTATCGGGTTGGATTCCGTGATCTACGGTATCGTGGGACTTTACATCTACGGCGTCACCGTAGATAATGTTATGCGTAAGTTTGATCGGCGCAAACAGGCTTTCATTATCACCAACATCCCCGACGACGTGTGTGATTTCATTTCGGCGACAGGCAGGGGCGTCACCCGCATCAATGCCGAGGGGGCCTATACGGGGCAGCCGCGTACCGTGCTGATCTCCCTATTGGAGGCGCGTCAGGTGATGCAGCTCAAGGTTTACCTTGGGGAAAAAGATCCGAACGCCTTCGTCTCCATTTGCGACGCTACGGAGGTCTTGGGCAGGGGCTTCAAAAATTGGCGATCTCTTTAA